In Streptomyces sclerotialus, the DNA window TAGAGGCCGTGGCCCTCTGCCTCGCGCAGCACCGTGGGGCCCCAGATGATGCCGCCGGTGTCGTCCATGCCGAGCACGGTGAACATCCAGCCGTCGTCCGGGCCGGTGTTGGTGAAGCCGCGGAAGATCCAGGTGGGGACGGACGCCACGTCGCCCGCCCGGAGCGTCAGTTCGCCCTCGGTGCCGTCGGCGCCCCAGCGCAGCAGGTACTCGCCCTCGGTGCAGACGAACACCTCGGCCGTGTAGTGCAGGTGGAGGTTGTTCGTGATGCCGTGCGGCATGGCCGCCGCGCCGATCTGGAAGCCGTGCGGCAGGCGGAGGTTGACGTACTGCCCGGAGGACTGCGAGACGCCGGGCCCGATCATGGCGTAGTTCTCCTTCCGGTCCGAGCCCGGGGTGCGGCAGTCGATGAACGCCTGGTTGCAGGAGACGAAGTCGCCGCGGCGGATCGTCCGGCGCTCCAGTTCCGTGGTGGACACGACGGTGTCGGACACGTGCGCTCCCTTGTTTGGAATACGTATGCATAGATCTGACAGGTCTGCTTCTGAGGCTGTCAAGAGCCCGAACCGAAATGGAGTGCAGACGTATACTCATGGCCGTGCAGGCGAGTAACGCGCACCGGGCGAGGGGATGAGGACGACCGATGGCGATCACGAGCCACGACGTGGCGAGACTGGCGGGCGTGTCGCAGGCCACGGTGTCCCGGGCGCTCCGTGACGACCACCGGGTGTCGGCGGCCACCCGCGAGAAGGTCCGGCGGGCCGCCGAGGCGTTGAACTACGTGCCCAGCGAGGCCGGACGGACCCTGTCCACCCGCTCGACGCGCCGCGTCGGCGTGATCGTCACGGACCTGACGAACCCCTTCTACCCGCACGTCGTCGCCCCGCTGCACGACGAACTCCAGGCCCTCGGTTACCGGATGATGCTGATCACCGAGCGGTCCGACGAGGCGGTGGCGGGCGAGAACCTCCTCGACCAGTCGCTGGACGGGGTGGTCCTGGCGACCGCGACCACCGGGTCACGGCTGCCGGCCCAGCTGGACCGCCGCGGCGTCCCGTACGTGTTCCTCAACCGCGACACCGGGCAGCCGGGCGACTACGCGTCCGTCGTGGACAACGAGGGCGGCGGCCGGCTGGTGGCCGGGGTCCTCGCCGAGCTGGGACACCGCCGCATCGCGGGCATCTTCGGTTCGCCCGACACGACCACCGGCCGGGACCGCGAGCTCGGCTTCCGGCTGGCGCTGGCCGAGTCGGGGATAGGACTGCCGGACAGCCGGGTCGTACGCGGCGCCTTCGAGTACGACACCGGATACCGGGCACTCCCCGGGCTGCTGGCCACCGACGAGCCGCCCACGGCCGTGTTCTGCGGCAACGACGTGGTCGCCATCGGCGTGCTGAACGCGGCCATCGCGGCCGGGCTGCGGGTGCCGGACGACCTGACCGTGATCGGCTTCGACGACCTCCCGATGGCGGACTGGGAGGTCTTCCGGCTCACCACGGTCCGCCACGACCTGCGCGAACTGGCCCGGCAGGCGGCACGTCTGCTGGTGCGCCGGATCACCGGCGAGGCCGATGCCGCCGGGGAACGCCTCGTCCTGCCGACCGAGTTCGTCCCGCGGGCCACGCACGCGCGCCTTACTTGACCGCGGGCAGCGTACGCGCACGTTCCTCGTGCTCCTGCCCGCCGCCCTGCTTGCGCTGCAGCCGGACGCCCACGGTGACGAGGACCGCGGCGAGGCCGAACGAGAGCCAGAGTTCGAGGCGGTGGCCGGGGAGGACCGCCATGAGGAGCAGTACTCCCGCGATGAAGACGATGGTCACCACCGTGAGGTAAGGGAACAGCCACATCCGCGCCTCGGCCGGTTCGCTCCGCCGGCGTCGGGTGGCGTACTGGGTGACCGCGATGACCAGGTACATCATCAGCGCGATGGCGCCGCTGGACGCGATCAGGTAGGCGAAGACCGCCGGCAGGAGATAGTTGGCGAGCACCGCGGCGATGCCGACGACGGTGGATGCCGCGACCGCGTTGCGGGGCACACCGCCGCGGGAGACGACGG includes these proteins:
- a CDS encoding LacI family DNA-binding transcriptional regulator gives rise to the protein MAITSHDVARLAGVSQATVSRALRDDHRVSAATREKVRRAAEALNYVPSEAGRTLSTRSTRRVGVIVTDLTNPFYPHVVAPLHDELQALGYRMMLITERSDEAVAGENLLDQSLDGVVLATATTGSRLPAQLDRRGVPYVFLNRDTGQPGDYASVVDNEGGGRLVAGVLAELGHRRIAGIFGSPDTTTGRDRELGFRLALAESGIGLPDSRVVRGAFEYDTGYRALPGLLATDEPPTAVFCGNDVVAIGVLNAAIAAGLRVPDDLTVIGFDDLPMADWEVFRLTTVRHDLRELARQAARLLVRRITGEADAAGERLVLPTEFVPRATHARLT